In the genome of Euzebyales bacterium, one region contains:
- the recF gene encoding DNA replication/repair protein RecF yields MLLEQLELIDFRAYPSVDVVFHPGPNVLLGRNAQGKTNILEAVYYLATGSSRRTSSDGPLVRFGCDAAIIRADARTDGGRPLRIEYELRPGGRSRARVGGQAQQRVRDAIGLLRAVLFAPEDVQLVRGDPSERRRFLDDLLTQRRPAYHAARQEYDRVLRQRNTLLRTARGRGVPPASTLDTWTDALVSAGAAVLAARIAAVHALAGPTARAYADLLGGDAGEPAQVRLDYQLSTGRQVVGAPGEGVPDPAELAAELRAGLDERLSSEIERGVTLAGPHRDDLGLTLSDLPAKGFASHGETWSLVLALRLASREVLFEVGDEPVVLLDDVFAELDEERRRRLAAHCDRFGQVLVTAAVADDVPLDGPRYTVRDRRIIPPPETVDA; encoded by the coding sequence GTGCTGCTCGAGCAGCTGGAGCTGATCGACTTCCGCGCCTATCCGAGCGTGGACGTGGTGTTCCACCCCGGTCCGAACGTCCTGCTGGGGCGCAACGCGCAGGGCAAGACCAACATCCTGGAGGCTGTGTACTACCTGGCGACGGGCTCGAGCCGTCGCACGAGCAGCGACGGACCGCTCGTGCGGTTCGGGTGCGATGCGGCGATCATCCGCGCCGACGCGCGCACGGACGGGGGTCGTCCGCTACGGATCGAGTACGAGCTGCGACCTGGTGGACGGTCCAGGGCGCGCGTAGGTGGCCAGGCACAGCAACGGGTGCGCGATGCGATCGGGCTGCTCCGGGCCGTGCTGTTCGCCCCGGAGGACGTGCAGCTGGTGCGCGGAGACCCCTCGGAGCGGCGGCGGTTCCTCGACGACCTGCTGACTCAGCGCCGCCCCGCGTACCACGCGGCACGCCAGGAGTACGACCGTGTCCTGCGTCAGCGCAACACGCTGCTGCGCACGGCACGCGGCCGGGGCGTGCCGCCGGCGTCGACGCTGGACACCTGGACCGACGCGCTCGTGTCGGCGGGGGCGGCGGTGCTGGCCGCCCGCATCGCGGCCGTGCACGCGCTCGCGGGCCCAACGGCGCGGGCCTACGCCGACCTGCTCGGCGGTGACGCCGGTGAGCCCGCCCAGGTGCGGCTCGACTACCAGCTTTCGACCGGGCGTCAGGTGGTCGGTGCGCCCGGAGAGGGCGTACCGGATCCCGCAGAGCTGGCCGCGGAACTGCGGGCCGGGCTCGACGAGCGGTTGTCGTCGGAGATCGAGCGGGGGGTCACGCTGGCGGGCCCCCACCGGGACGACCTCGGGCTGACGCTGTCCGATCTGCCGGCGAAGGGGTTCGCGAGCCACGGCGAGACCTGGTCGCTGGTGCTGGCGCTGCGGCTGGCCAGTCGCGAGGTGCTGTTCGAGGTCGGCGACGAGCCGGTCGTGCTGCTCGACGACGTGTTCGCCGAGCTCGACGAGGAGCGTCGACGCCGCCTGGCCGCGCACTGCGACCGGTTCGGCCAGGTGCTGGTGACGGCCGCCGTCGCCGATGATGTGCCACTGGACGGTCCGCGCTACACCGTCCGCGACCGCAGGATCATCCCACCACCGGAGACCGTCGATGCATGA
- the dnaN gene encoding DNA polymerase III subunit beta: MKFRAERTEFAEAASWVLRTVGARATLPALSGVRMEIAGDRLLLGSTDLEVSSTLSIPVQADREGTALVPGRLLGDVVRSLPNAAVSADAGNDRLHLECGNARFDLRLMPLEDFPALATTGGDSTPAVMKADEFAARVAQVARAASTDDARPVLTGVYVEATAENLVLAATDSYRLAVLTLDWEQDVEGTVLLPRRALDEARRSAEQLGSEVRMTFEESQVGFDFGDRQLVTRLIEGSFPPFRQLIPTGYERRLEVDRADLIEVVRRVSVVGDANTTATPVTLHLSADTVRVTAGSGEIGEAEESMPGVLQGDDLQIAFNPRYLTDGLDATGTQQVALEFRDELKPAVIRPTGASDDEESEVDFLYLLMPVRL, translated from the coding sequence ATGAAGTTCCGGGCTGAGCGCACCGAGTTCGCCGAGGCAGCGAGCTGGGTGCTGCGCACGGTCGGTGCGCGGGCGACGCTGCCGGCGTTGTCCGGCGTGCGCATGGAGATCGCAGGCGACCGGTTGCTGCTGGGTTCCACCGACCTGGAGGTCTCGAGCACCCTGTCGATCCCCGTCCAGGCCGATCGGGAGGGCACCGCGCTGGTGCCTGGCCGGCTTCTCGGCGATGTCGTCCGCAGCCTGCCCAACGCCGCCGTCAGCGCCGACGCTGGCAACGACCGCCTGCACCTGGAGTGCGGCAACGCGCGGTTCGACCTCCGGCTGATGCCGCTGGAGGACTTCCCCGCCCTGGCGACGACCGGCGGCGACAGCACGCCGGCGGTGATGAAGGCCGATGAGTTCGCGGCGCGCGTCGCCCAGGTCGCACGGGCCGCGAGCACCGACGACGCGCGGCCGGTGCTGACCGGCGTCTACGTCGAGGCCACCGCCGAGAACCTCGTGCTCGCCGCCACGGACTCCTACCGGCTGGCCGTGCTCACGCTCGATTGGGAGCAGGACGTCGAGGGCACCGTGCTGCTGCCACGCCGTGCGCTCGACGAGGCGCGCCGGTCGGCCGAGCAGCTCGGCTCCGAGGTGCGGATGACCTTCGAGGAGAGCCAGGTCGGGTTCGACTTCGGCGACCGTCAGCTTGTCACCCGCCTCATCGAGGGGTCGTTCCCGCCGTTCCGGCAGCTGATCCCGACCGGCTACGAGCGGCGGCTGGAGGTCGACCGTGCCGATCTGATCGAGGTCGTGCGCCGCGTCTCGGTGGTCGGGGACGCCAACACGACGGCCACCCCGGTCACGCTCCACCTGTCGGCGGACACCGTGCGGGTGACCGCGGGGAGTGGCGAGATCGGCGAGGCCGAGGAGTCCATGCCGGGCGTGCTGCAGGGCGATGACCTGCAGATCGCCTTCAACCCGCGCTACCTGACCGACGGGCTGGACGCGACGGGCACTCAGCAGGTGGCCCTGGAGTTCCGCGACGAGCTCAAGCCGGCGGTCATCCGTCCCACCGGTGCATCCGATGACGAGGAGTCCGAGGTTGACTTCCTCTACCTGCTGATGCCCGTTCGGCTGTAG
- a CDS encoding DUF721 domain-containing protein — MHEQPRRRWYDPMGAGAAPPTNPAEITPLRDALRVLAARRGWESHLVAGDLLAEWESIVGPQLARNTAPLRLTGGVLVLAARTPLWAVEVRQLGGVISRRVNERLGEGTVRSITVSVRQAAGR; from the coding sequence ATGCATGAGCAGCCACGCCGACGCTGGTACGACCCCATGGGCGCGGGCGCCGCACCACCGACGAACCCCGCCGAGATCACGCCGCTGCGCGACGCCCTGCGTGTGCTCGCCGCCCGGCGGGGGTGGGAGTCCCACCTCGTCGCCGGCGACCTGCTGGCCGAGTGGGAGTCGATCGTCGGACCGCAGCTGGCTCGCAACACGGCGCCGCTGCGGTTGACCGGAGGCGTGCTGGTGCTGGCGGCCAGGACGCCCCTGTGGGCCGTCGAGGTCCGCCAGCTCGGCGGCGTGATCAGCCGCCGCGTCAACGAGCGCCTCGGGGAGGGCACCGTGCGTTCGATCACGGTGTCC